CCATGCAGATGCGCATTGTTGAAAGTCCCGATTACGGGGACAGTTTTGAATGCACGTACCGCTTTTTACGGGCTGACGGCACCTGGGCCTGGATACTGGGGCGCGGCTACGTGACCCAGCGAAACGCCAGCGGCAAGGCAACCCGCATCGTGGGTCTGCACACCGATGTAAGCGCAGGTCAGGCCGACAGGGCGCAGCTTGAAAACCTTGTGCGCAATGATCCGCTCACCGGGCTACGCAGCCGAACCTACTATGGCATGACGGTTGAACGCCTGGAGCAGCAAAAAATACGCCCTGTGGGCATTATCGCCTGTGATATGGACGGACTCAAGCTTATCAACGATTATCTCGGTCACCCCGAAGGCAGCAAGATGCTTTGCCAGGCGGCGCTTATTCTGCGCACCAGCCTTTACGCCCCTGACTGCATAGCCCGTATGGGAGGGGACGAATTCGTCGCCCTGTTGCCAGGCTGTACGCAGGAGCAGCTTAAAAAAGCCATTGCGCGCATCAGCAAGGCTTTTGACGCGCACAATGCCAACCCGGACAACATCCCCATCCGCATGTCCCTCGGAGGCGCCTGTGCTGAAGATATGGGCACCTCGCTGGCCCAGCTTCTGGTACTGGCGGACCGCGACATGCTGCTTGGCAAACACAAGGAACGCACCCGGTGGCGCAAGCACATAAAAAAGTGGATAGAAAAAAATACAAACAAGATTGTGCAGATAGAAGACAGCCGCTATATGTAGCGGCCTGGCGCATGCCTCTTGACGCGGCCCGCGCTTTGAGACAAAGTGTGCCCATGTCGGATGATAACCCTCCCCCTACAATGGCCCTCGACTCTTCCGCAACGGAATGCCCTGTTGTGCATGAGACCGAGAGCGGCCAGAAGTTACTTCAGTTTTTGCAGCGCCGTCTGAACCTCCCCCAAGCCATGCTGCACCGTTGGGTGCGCACGGGGCAAGTGAGGATAAACGGTTGCCGGTGCAAACCTTTTTCGCGCGTACAGGCCGGTGATCTCGTTCGCCTGCCCCCCTTTGCCATAAAAATGGCCGCGCAGTGCGACGACCCGCTGCCAGCGCCCGCACGCAAACTCCGTAACAGCGAAGACGCCGCAAGCGGCCCTCCGCTGCCTCCTCTTGTCGGCTCCAGCGGCTACCTGTGGGCTTTTGACAAGCCCGCCGGCCTGCCCACCCATCCCGGAACCGGGCATGAAGACAGCCTGACAACCCGCCTGGCCCAGCATTTTGCCAACGCAAGCTTTATGCCCACGCCCGTGCACCGGCTGGACAAGGAAACCTCGGGCATCCTGCTTGTGGCCGCATCCTATGCGGCCTTGGACGAAGCCCAGCAAGCCCTTCGCGGTCAGCGCATGGTCAAGGAGTATGTGGCATGGATCGCCGGACGCTGGCCCCACGAGGAAACCTGCCTTGTGCGGCATTTTTTGCGCAAGGATGCGGTACGCGGCTTTGAAAAAATGTGCACCGTGGGTGCGGAGGCGGCCGACGGAAAAGAAGCCCTTTGCCTTGTGCGGCCTCTGATCGTGGAGGACGGGGCAAGCCTTGTGCAGGTGCGTCTGCTCACGGGGCGTACCCACCAGATTCGCACCCAGCTTGCCAGCCTTGGGCACCCGGTGCTTGGCGACGCCAAGTACGGCCAGGCCCGTCCTGGAAGCCCTCTGTATCTGCACGCCCTGCGCATGATTCTGCCGGAAGGCGCGTCTTTTGCCAGCCTGCCCCCCTGGGTGGGGGCGCGTGCCCTGACAGACCTGCCCGAGCCCATCGGCTGCGGCGACGGCCTGCCCTCGCCGCCCCCCCTCGTGTGTGGGGTATTCCCATTGGGCGGCGAAGGTGCTACAATTTCTCCTTTACATTAGAACTCGCACTGGCGGGCCTTTCAAAAAGCGCCCGCGCACTGCACGCGGCCTTGTTTTCAGGCCGCCACAAGGTTATAGACATGGCTGAAAATCCGCCGCGCATCATTCTTGTGGGCCGCCCCAACGTGGGCAAGTCCACTCTGTTCAACCGCCTCATCCGCAGCAATCGCGCCATCACCCATGACAGGCCGGGCATCACCCGCGACCGCATGGACGGCGTGGTGCGCCGCAAGGACATGCCCGTATTCGGCATTGTCGATACAGGCGGCATCACTCTTGACGCACATGCCATGGTGGTGGAAGGCCCGGAGGGCATCCGCGGCTTTGAGCAGGACATCCTGAACCAGACAGAGGCCGCGCTCAAAGACGCCACAGCCGTGGCCTTTGTTGTGGACGGCCGTGACGGCCTGCTGCCGCTGGACGAGCATCTGGCCGCCCATGTGCGGCGCAAGGGACTGCCGACCCTCTGCGTAGTCAACAAGGTTGACGGCGCGGAACACGAAGACGAGCGCATGGCGGAATTCCACGCCCTGGGCTTTCCCCTCTTGGCTGTCTCCGCCGAGCACGGGCACAACATGAACGCCCTGGTTGAAGACCTTATTGCCCTGCTGCCCGAAGACAGCTCCGAGGAGCCCCCGGCCCCTCCCACGCTGCGCCTCGCCATGCTGGGTCGCCCCAATGCGGGCAAATCCTCGCTTATCAACGCCCTGTCGGGTGAAGACCGCATGATCGTCTCGGACGTGGCGGGCACTACCCGCGACAGCGTGGACGTGCGCTTTACCAAAAACGGCAAGGACTATGTCTTCGTGGACACGGCAGGCGTTCGCCGCCGCACCAAGATTTCGGACAGCGTGGAAAAGTATTCGGTCAACTCGGCCATCAAGTCCACCACCAAGGCGGACGTGACCCTTCTGACCCTGGATGCGGCCGAGGGCGTGAGCCAGCAGGACAAGCGCCTCATGGACATGCTCAACACCCGCAAGACTCCCTTCATGGTTCTTATCAACAAGTGCGACCTTGCCCCCCGCAACGCGCTTGACCAGTTGCGAAAGAACGTCAACGAACTTCTGTCATTCTGTCCCCATGTGCCCGTCCTGCTGGTTTCCGCTCTCAAGGGCAAGGACATTGGCAAAATCCTGCCCCTGGCGCAGAAAATTCATGACGAATGCAGCGTCCGCATCACCACGGGCAAGCTCAACCGCGCCATGGAAGAAGTGCTTACGCGCCACCAGCCCCCGGTGGTCAAACGCGTGCGGGCCAAGTTTTTCTATCTTACCCAGGCCGAATCCGAACCGCCGACCTTTGTCTTTTTTGTGAGCGACGCGGAACGTGTGCCTGAAAGCTATACCCGCTACCTTGAACGGGCGCTGCGGAAAATCTTCGAAATCTCGCACGCGCCCATGCGCATCCACCTGCGCTCAAGCCACAAAAAGAAAACAGCGTAAGCCCGCGCGGGCGGTTCGCCTTTACTGCCCGCCACTGCACAAAATATTAGAAGTCCGAATGCGGAACATCCGCTTCGGACTTCTGTTTTTACCCCGCTGCGACCACCTCATTTTTCCCGCCATCCCCCATGCGGCACTTGACAAACGCCAGGGGCTCGCATTGACAGAATGCCCGCAATAAGGCAATAAAAATCCTTCATCTAATATGACGTGCAAAGTCTGCGCGCACAATTTTCTCGTAGGAGGGGCAGATGAAAAAAGGTATGACATGGCTTGCCGCAATGGCTGTCTGCGTGACGTTGGCCGCGCCTGCTCAGGCTGCTGATCCCATCAAGATCGGCGTGCAGGGGGCTCAGTCCGGCGACCTGGCTTCTTACGGCGTTCCCAGCTTGAACGCGGTAAAAATCGTTGTGGATCAAGCCAATGCCAAGGGCGGTCTGCTTGGCCGCACCATTGAAGTTGTGGCGCAGGACGACCAATGCAAACCCGAAATGGCCACCAACGCGGCCACCAAACTGATTTCCGAAAAAGTCAACGCCGTTGTCGGCCCCATTTGCTCCGGCCCCACCAAGGCTTCGCTGCCCCTGTTCCAGGAAGCAGCCCTTATTGCGGTGTCGCCCACGGCCACCACGCCCGGCCTGACTGAAGACGGCAAGAACCCGCTCTTCTTCCGCACCGTGGCCAATGACAATGCCCAGGCCGCGCTGACCAGCGATTTCATGCTCAAAAACCTCAAGGTCAAAAAGGTCGCCTATCTGCATGACAACGGCGACTACGGCAAGGGTTTTGCCGACAAGAACCGCGAAATCATGGAAAAAGGCGGCACCGAAACCGTGCTTTTTGAAGCCGTTACCCCTGATGCCGTGGACTTTTCCGCTGTAGTGCGCAAACTGCGCCGCGCCAAGCCCGACATCATCGTCTTCGGCGGCTACCAGCCCGTGGCCTCCAAGCTGTTGCAGCAGATGCGCCGCGACAATCTGAAGACCCCGCTCATCGGCCCCGACGGCGTGAAGGATGAAACCTTCCTCAAGATGACTGGCAAGGACAGCGAAGGCACCTATGCCTCCTATCCCAAGGACACCAGCACCCTGCCCGAATACAAGACCGCGCGCGAAGCCCATATCAAGGCTTTCGGCAGCGAGCCCGGCTTTGGCTACTACAATGCCTATGCCGCCGCCCAGTGCCTGCTGGCCGCCATTGAAAAGGCCGGCAGCACCGACACCGCCAAGGTCAAGGACATTCTGCGCGACAACAAGGTGGACACGCCGCTTGGCAAGATCAGCTTCAATGCCAAGGGCGACGCCGCCGGTATGGGACTTTCCATATACCAGGTCAAAGACGGCAAGTTTGTGGAACTCAACCACAGCATCGTCCTTGAATAAATGATCAAGGGGGGCGCGACCTTGGTCGCGCCCCCGTTTTCGCACGCATTTTCGGCCAGGTCGACGGCAATAACGGAACTTACGCCAGAGGCGCACCCGCTCTGGCGCGTAGGACGGCATGGATATCCAATTTTTTATAGAACTTTTCTTTGGTGGACTCACCAGAGGCAGTATCTATGCGCTTATAGCTCTGGGCTATACCCTTGTGTATGGCATCATTGAGCTTATCAACTTTGCGCATGGTGAAATTTATATGCTTGGCGCTTTCACGGCCCTGCTTGTGGCCGGAGCCCTGGGCGTTTACGGCTTTCCTGCCGGGGGCATACTGGTTGTTGCCGCCCTTGCGGCCATTGTCTGGTGTGCGGCCTACGGCTACACCCTTGAAAAGGTAGCCTACAAGCCCCTGCGCGGCGCACCGCGTCTTTCGCCGCTTATTTCGGCCATTGGCATGTCCATCTTTTTGCAGAACTATGTGTTGCTGGCCCAGACAGCGGACTTTGTGCCCTTTCCCAACCTGCTTCCCGAGATGAGCTTTCTTGACTATATCGACAACGTCATGGGGCCCAGCGATTTTCTCATTCTGCTGGTCAGCACGCTGGCCATGCTGGCCCTTACGCTCTTTATCCGCTACACCCGCATGGGCAAAGCCATGCGCGCCACGGCGCAGAACCGTAAAATGGCGCTTCTGCTGGGCATCAACGCCGACCGCATCATTTCGCTGACCTTTATCATCGGCTCGTCACTGGCGGCCCTGGGCGGCGTGCTCATTGCCTCGCACATGGGGCAGGTCAACTTCGGCATCGGTTTTCTGGCGGGACTCAAGGCATTTACGGCCGCGGTGCTCGGCGGCATCGGCTCCATCCCCGGCGCCATGCTCGGCGGCCTCGTGCTGGGATTGGCCGAAAGCTTCACCACTGGCTATTTTTCAGGCAACTATGAGGACATGCTGGCCTTTGCCATTCTTATCCTCATCCTTATTTTCCGGCCCGACGGCATCCTCGGTAAAGCCAAAGTGCAGAAGGTGTAGCCATGCAAAGAGTCATCAAGGCCGCCGTAGCGGCACTCTGGTTCATGCTGCTCACCTTGCCCGTTCTTGGCCTCAAGCTGAACACCATTGAACGCACCGTCACCTGGCGGCTGGATCGCATCGCGCTTCTGGGCCTTGCCATCTTCGGCCTCGCCATGCTGTGGGACTGGTGCTTTTCGCGCAAGGCAAGAGGGCTGCCCATCATCAAACTGCCTGCCGGTTTCGGCATTGGCCCCGCCATGGCCGCGCTTTCGCAAAAGCCCAAGCTCATGGCGGCCAGTCTGGCCGCTTTGGCTGCAGTCATGATTATCATGCCCATGGTGAGCTCCTTCTACCAGACCAACATCATGATCTCGGCTCTGCTCTACGTGATGCTGGCCCTTGGTCTGAACATCGTCGTGGGTCTGGCCGGTCAGCTCGTGCTGGGCTACGTGGCCTTTTACGCCGTGGGCGCATACGCCTATGGCCTGCTGCACCAGTTCTTCGGCTTCGGTTTCTGGATGTGCCTGCCCATCGGCGGTTTTGTGGCCGTTATCTTTGGCCTGGCGCTGGGCTTTCCCGTGCTGCGTCTGCGTGGCGACTACCTCGCCATTGTCACGCTTGGCTTTGGCGAAATAGTGCGTCTGGCCCTGCAAAACTGGACCAGCCTCACCGGCGGGCCGCGCGGCGTGAGCGACATACCCCGCCCCGGCCTTTTCGGCATGCAGATGGACATCAACACCAGCACCACCTACGTGTACTATCTCGTGCTGGTGGCCGTGGTCATCACCATTGTGGTTATCAGCAGACTCAAGAACTCGCGCGTGGGCCTCGCCCTGCAAGCGCTGCGTGAAGACGAAATCGCCTGCGAGGCCATGGGCATCGATATCATGCGGGTCAAACTTTCCGCCTTTGCCCTCGGTTCGTGCTGGGCTGGCTTTGCCGGAGTGATTTTTGCGGCAAAGACCACCTATATCAATCCGTCGAGCTTCACCTTTATGGAATCGGCCATGATCCTGTCCATGGTGGTGCTTGGCGGCATGGGCTCCATCACCGGCGTTGCCATAGCCGCGTTCATTCTCATCCTTGCGCCGGAATATCTGCGGGCCTTTTCGGAGTACCGCATGCTTATCTTCGGGGCCATTATGGTTATTATGATGATTTTCCGGCCTCAGGGTCTTATCAGCGGCGAACGCCGCAGATACCGCATCAGCGCCCTCCACGACGCCGAAGGAGGCCGCCCGTGAAACCCGTGCTTGAAGTGCAGGAGCTTTCTCAGGATTTTGGCGGCCTGCGCGCGCTCAACGAGCTGTCGCTCACGGTCAACAGCGGTGAGATTGTGGCTCTTATCGGCCCCAACGGCGC
This DNA window, taken from Desulfovibrio sp. 86, encodes the following:
- a CDS encoding sensor domain-containing diguanylate cyclase codes for the protein MSKLPYSGSQYIQPETRDPIWEWHIPSDNLYLSAGAIKLLQFEGHAPRSMKEFLSHCPLEGLVPYLESVEKILNGSQGPFLELIYMLGKFMVRAQMMVLQRDVFGRGTILVGALAAIDRQKIEPAFTPVLNCRSLINPPAPSSDASRLMLALNAASDGLWDWNPIDGTVYFSPRYLSMLGYTPNAFPPVAESWTSRVHPDDFENIVPMQMRIVESPDYGDSFECTYRFLRADGTWAWILGRGYVTQRNASGKATRIVGLHTDVSAGQADRAQLENLVRNDPLTGLRSRTYYGMTVERLEQQKIRPVGIIACDMDGLKLINDYLGHPEGSKMLCQAALILRTSLYAPDCIARMGGDEFVALLPGCTQEQLKKAIARISKAFDAHNANPDNIPIRMSLGGACAEDMGTSLAQLLVLADRDMLLGKHKERTRWRKHIKKWIEKNTNKIVQIEDSRYM
- a CDS encoding pseudouridine synthase family protein, giving the protein MSDDNPPPTMALDSSATECPVVHETESGQKLLQFLQRRLNLPQAMLHRWVRTGQVRINGCRCKPFSRVQAGDLVRLPPFAIKMAAQCDDPLPAPARKLRNSEDAASGPPLPPLVGSSGYLWAFDKPAGLPTHPGTGHEDSLTTRLAQHFANASFMPTPVHRLDKETSGILLVAASYAALDEAQQALRGQRMVKEYVAWIAGRWPHEETCLVRHFLRKDAVRGFEKMCTVGAEAADGKEALCLVRPLIVEDGASLVQVRLLTGRTHQIRTQLASLGHPVLGDAKYGQARPGSPLYLHALRMILPEGASFASLPPWVGARALTDLPEPIGCGDGLPSPPPLVCGVFPLGGEGATISPLH
- the der gene encoding ribosome biogenesis GTPase Der, whose amino-acid sequence is MAENPPRIILVGRPNVGKSTLFNRLIRSNRAITHDRPGITRDRMDGVVRRKDMPVFGIVDTGGITLDAHAMVVEGPEGIRGFEQDILNQTEAALKDATAVAFVVDGRDGLLPLDEHLAAHVRRKGLPTLCVVNKVDGAEHEDERMAEFHALGFPLLAVSAEHGHNMNALVEDLIALLPEDSSEEPPAPPTLRLAMLGRPNAGKSSLINALSGEDRMIVSDVAGTTRDSVDVRFTKNGKDYVFVDTAGVRRRTKISDSVEKYSVNSAIKSTTKADVTLLTLDAAEGVSQQDKRLMDMLNTRKTPFMVLINKCDLAPRNALDQLRKNVNELLSFCPHVPVLLVSALKGKDIGKILPLAQKIHDECSVRITTGKLNRAMEEVLTRHQPPVVKRVRAKFFYLTQAESEPPTFVFFVSDAERVPESYTRYLERALRKIFEISHAPMRIHLRSSHKKKTA
- a CDS encoding branched-chain amino acid ABC transporter substrate-binding protein, giving the protein MKKGMTWLAAMAVCVTLAAPAQAADPIKIGVQGAQSGDLASYGVPSLNAVKIVVDQANAKGGLLGRTIEVVAQDDQCKPEMATNAATKLISEKVNAVVGPICSGPTKASLPLFQEAALIAVSPTATTPGLTEDGKNPLFFRTVANDNAQAALTSDFMLKNLKVKKVAYLHDNGDYGKGFADKNREIMEKGGTETVLFEAVTPDAVDFSAVVRKLRRAKPDIIVFGGYQPVASKLLQQMRRDNLKTPLIGPDGVKDETFLKMTGKDSEGTYASYPKDTSTLPEYKTAREAHIKAFGSEPGFGYYNAYAAAQCLLAAIEKAGSTDTAKVKDILRDNKVDTPLGKISFNAKGDAAGMGLSIYQVKDGKFVELNHSIVLE
- a CDS encoding ABC transporter permease subunit is translated as MDIQFFIELFFGGLTRGSIYALIALGYTLVYGIIELINFAHGEIYMLGAFTALLVAGALGVYGFPAGGILVVAALAAIVWCAAYGYTLEKVAYKPLRGAPRLSPLISAIGMSIFLQNYVLLAQTADFVPFPNLLPEMSFLDYIDNVMGPSDFLILLVSTLAMLALTLFIRYTRMGKAMRATAQNRKMALLLGINADRIISLTFIIGSSLAALGGVLIASHMGQVNFGIGFLAGLKAFTAAVLGGIGSIPGAMLGGLVLGLAESFTTGYFSGNYEDMLAFAILILILIFRPDGILGKAKVQKV
- a CDS encoding ABC transporter permease subunit yields the protein MQRVIKAAVAALWFMLLTLPVLGLKLNTIERTVTWRLDRIALLGLAIFGLAMLWDWCFSRKARGLPIIKLPAGFGIGPAMAALSQKPKLMAASLAALAAVMIIMPMVSSFYQTNIMISALLYVMLALGLNIVVGLAGQLVLGYVAFYAVGAYAYGLLHQFFGFGFWMCLPIGGFVAVIFGLALGFPVLRLRGDYLAIVTLGFGEIVRLALQNWTSLTGGPRGVSDIPRPGLFGMQMDINTSTTYVYYLVLVAVVITIVVISRLKNSRVGLALQALREDEIACEAMGIDIMRVKLSAFALGSCWAGFAGVIFAAKTTYINPSSFTFMESAMILSMVVLGGMGSITGVAIAAFILILAPEYLRAFSEYRMLIFGAIMVIMMIFRPQGLISGERRRYRISALHDAEGGRP